The Chloroflexota bacterium DNA segment TGACGGTGGGTCTGCTGGGTAATGCGTTATCACCGGGCACACGGCCGTTATCGGATCTCTACGATGCCAACGGTTTCCACATCTTTCCAATCCTGGAAATTGACTTGACGCCGGTGCCTGAATCACAGCGCGGGCTCTACACCAGTTACGTGAAGTCTAAAATGCCTCTGGCACCTAATTATGTCTGTCCGGCCCGCCTGGAGCCTGCATTGGAACGCGAACTGAAACGATTGGCAGTGGCCGCTTTCAACGCCTTGGGGTGCCTGGATGTGTCGCGGGTGGATTTCCGTCTGGACGCCGAAGGCCGGCCCTATGTGCTCGAGATCAACACTCTGCCTGGACTCAACCCAGAGATCAGTGATTTGTGCATCATGGCCCGCGCCGAAGGGATGGCCTATCACATTCTGATAAACGAGATCGTAAATCTGGCTGCTGTGCGCTATGGACTGGATGTAGGCCCGTCTGGTCCTGTTGGCTGCAAGGAGGAAATGTACAGTGAGGCCGGCCGAGCCTAAGCGGGTCGTTGTCCTTTATAACGAAACGGAAGAACTGAACAAGGGCGAGCCGCAGGATCTCATCGCCGACCGAGGTGTCATTGCCTGCGCTCATGCGGTTGCCGAGGCCTTAGAAAGCAAAGGCTTCGGGGTCCGTTTAGTCACAACCTCGCTGGACCTCCTCGCCGACCTGGCCCCATATCCACCCTCTGAATACGTTGTGTTCAACTTGGCGGAGGGGCTAAATGGGCGTTTCTTCGAGGAAGCGCGAGTGGCCTTGACATTAGAGGCTATGGGTTACTGTTTTACTGGTGCCGATGGGTACACATTGGCCACAGCCGCCAACAAAGCGCGAACCAAAACCTTGCTGGAACGAGCAGGTGTCCCAACCCCTCCCTGGCAACTTTTTCGCAGCGCCGATGAAGTGCCTCTGCAGCCAATGTATAACTTGCCTTTCCCCCTCATCGTCAAGCCTGTATCCGAAGATGCCAGCCTTGGCATTGGACCTGACGCTATCGTTTGCGATCTAGAATCGCTGCGTCGCCGCGTAACTTATATCAATACCCGTTACCGTCAAGCAGCGCTGGCCGAATCGTTCATAGATGGGCGAGAGTTCAACGTCTCTTTGTGGGGCAACCCTGTAGAAGCGTTGCCGTTGGCAGAACTCGACTTCAGTGCCTTCCCGAATCCGCTGGAGCGCATTGTCTCGTTCGCGGCGAAGTGGTTGGATGGGTCGTTCGAATACGAGCACACCCCTGTGATTTGCCCCGCCAAAGTGGACCCAAGACTAGGACACACTATTGCGGAAACCGCGCGTGCGGCCTATGAGGCGTTAGGCTGCAAAGGGTATGGGCGGGTGGATATGCGAGTGGCAGGTGGGATGCCCTACGTACTCGAAATCAACCCCAACCCGGATATTTCGCCGGACGCAGGCTTCTTCCGCGCCGCCCGTGCAGGTGGCTATGAGTATGCCGGGATGATCACGCGTATTTTGACTACGGCCCTGCAAGATGAACCTCATCGCCCTGCGTTTGGAACTATACCCCTGGTGTCGCCGCAGCATCATGCCTACGATCACATCCGCTAAACGCGAGGACAGCGATCGCATTCTCTCCATCGCCACAGAGGTGGGAGTCTTCTCACCCACTGAAATCGCCACGGTAGGCGAACTGTTACAGGATTCCCTGACCAAGTCCGATGGCGGCGGATACACATTCCTGGTCTATCGCGACGAGGCGGGACAGGTGCTCGGTTTTACCGTCTATGGCCCGCATCCGCTGACTGCGGGCACCTACGATTTGTACTGGTTGTGTGTGTCCACAAGTGCACAGGGGCATGGGGTTGGGACGGCACTCCTGCGGCGAGTGGAGGAGGATCTTCAGGCCTTGGGTGGTCGATTGCTCATCGCCGAAACGTCCAGCACTCCGGGGTATGGCCCTGCACGGCGTTTTTATGAGCGACATGGCTTCGCCCGTGAAGCGGTGATCCGCGATTTTTATGCCCCCGGTGACAGTCTGGTTATTTACACAAAGCACATCCAATGAATTCAGTTCTAGTGCGATCATTTGGGAGGGGCTGCCTGATATGGAGCAGCCCCTTTGTGTTGCCTTAGATAACCAGGGTTAGAGTTTGGCGGAAGTTCCAAATAGGAGTATAATTTATGTAATCACGAGAAAAGAAACGCCTCAGTGCGTTTTTGAAAGTTTTCGCTGGAGGAGTAGTGGCGATGGAAAGAGAGACAGGGACCTGGACTGTTAAAACTGGGTTAGCACAAATGCTGAAGGGCGGGGTGATCATGGATGTGGTAACGCCTGAACACGCCCGCATTGCTGAGGATGCCGGAGCCTGCGCGGTCATGGCGTTAGAACGCGTTCCAGCCGACATCCGTGCCCATGGTGGTGTGGCTCGGATGAGTGACCCCGAGTTGATCCTGCAAATCATGGACGCGGTGACCATCCCGGTAATGGCGAAGTGTCGCATTGGACACTTTGTTGAGGCCCAGGTACTGGAAGCGTTGGGTGTGGACTTCATTGACGAAAGCGAAGTGCTCACCCCGGCTGACGAAGAGCACCACATTAACAAGCATTTGTTCAAAGTGCCTTTCGTCTGCGGATGCCGTAACCTTGGCGAAGCATTACGGCGAATCGGCGAAGGCGCGGCCATGATCCGTACCAAAGGCGAAGCCGGCACAGGCAATGTAGTGGAAGCCGTGCGCCATGCCCGAGCCGTCTTGGGCGAGATCCGGCGCTTGCAGGGCATGGCCCCTGAGGAACTGATGGCTGCGGCCAAGGAGATGGGTGCACCATACGACCTAGTAGTGCAGGTGGCGAAGGAGGGCAAATTGCCGGTCGTGAACTTCGCCGCGGGAGGCATCGCCACGCCTGCTGATGCTGCTCTGATGATGCAATTGGGGATGGACGGTGTTTTCGTTGGCTCCGGCATTTTCAAGTCGGCAAACCCGGCACGGCGGGCCCGCGCGATCGTGGAGGCCGTTACCCATTACAATGATCCCGCTATCATCGCCGAGGTTTCCAAAGGGCTGGGAGAGGCTATGCCCGGGCTGGAAATCTCGGCCATACCGGAACCAGAGCGGCTTGCAGTGCGTGGCTGGTAGCCAAGTACTATTTTAAAGGGGATAAGAATTGACTACCATTGGTGTGCTCGCCCTTCAGGGGGCCTTTGTGGAACACGAAAAAATGTTGCGCCGATTGGGAGTGGAAACGCGACAGGTGCGGCTCCCGGCGCAACTAAGGGGGCTGGATGGCCTAATTATCCCTGGTGGAGAGAGTACCACTATTGGCCGGCTTGCCACAACCTATGACTTGATCGACCCGCTACGCCATTTGGCAGAAGAAGGTTTTCCCGTGTGGGGCACGTGCGCGGGTATGATCTTACTCGCTCGGGACATCGGTCGTCGCCAGCCGCTTATTGGCGTAATGGATATGCGAGTGGAACGAAACGCTTTCGGGCGACAGGTTGACAGTTTTGAAACCGACTTGGTTGTCCCTGCGCTGGACAGCGTGGCAAGTGCAGCGGAAAGAGGGCTTCCTTTCCACGCCATCTTTATCCGCGCGCCCTCCATCCTAAGCGTGGGGAAGGATGTACAAATCCTGGCGGCCCTGGACGATAATATGATCGTCGCGGCGCAACAGGGAAACCTGCTGGCAACGGCCTTTCATCCCGAACTAGGCGACGATTCGCGTTTCCACCGCTACTTTCTTCGCCTGGTGGAGTGCCGAAAATAGCAGAATCTGATGGGGTGGGTGATTTGATTCGCGCATTTGGGCTGCGTGACTGCCTACTAATCTGGCACTTGGAGCGACAAGGCACTGCTCTGGATCTCAGAAGTGCTTTGCTAGGACGGCGTTCACCGCTGCATGCCGCCATTAGTGCTTTGTTGACTCACAGCGTAAACAGCATCTACACTGGTGTATTGGATGAGGTAGAGGGTGGGCAACATTTTTCCGGTGTCGTGCAGGTTGCCCTACGGCGTGACTTGCCCGAGTGGGACATTGTCTTCCTGGCCCCATCGTTACAGTATTCGGCTGAGGCAGAGAAGATATGGTATCGCCTACTCTTGCATGTGGCCAGAGCCGCGGGAGAACGAGGAGTGCAGCGCGTTTACGCCAAGTTGGTGGAGGACGGCAGGGCTGAGGCAATCTTTCGGAAAGCCGGTTACGTGGTCTATGCGACTGAGAGCGTGTTTTGGCACCCTGGCCCCATCTGCGCCGAGGCTACAGAGCCCTTGTTGCAACCTCGGCGGGCTGCAGATGAATGGGGGATGCAGCAACTCTATCGTCGTACTACGCCGCACATAGTGCAGCAGGCAGAGGAATTTGCATCCCGCGACGGGGGTTTTTCTCTTACTGGTCTGCCCTGGCACACAAGGGACAGGCACTACGTTTACGAACAAAACGGGGAGATCGTGAGCATGCTTTCCCTCGCTAGCACGGGCACCGGGCATTGGTTTCGGTTGACCGTCAGCCCCGAGGTAGCCCATTTAACCGATCGCCTCGTGGGCGATGCCCTGGCTGTCATTGCCGGACTTGGGAGCAGGCCAGTGTACTGCGCGGTGCGAACTTACGATAGCGGTATCCAAGGCCCTTTGCAAGAGCGAGGATTCCGTTTTCTTGCCGATCAGATCTTGATGGTAAAACATGCCGTTGTCCCGGTGCGTGAGCCGGCACGCGTGCTTGCGCCGGGTCTGGACCAACGAACAGGCGTGGTCCCCACTGCAACAGTGCTGCACACCCACGAACAGCAACGGGCCGGCGTGCCACGATGAAGAGTTGTGCCGAATAGTGAACTTACAACGGAGGAGTTTTCGAGAAGCAAATGCAACTTGAGATTACCGATGATCTGGATGCCTTAGTTAAAGTACTTCCGCCAGAGATCGCCGCGGCACTCATTGCGGCGAACAGGGCGGAAGATCTACTCGAGGTGGTGTTGGATCTTGGCCGGGTTCCAGAAGCCCGATTTATTGACAAGGAACTGGCCCTGGGTGAAAAAGAGGTGACACAGGCGGAGATCGACTACGTCGTTTCGCGTATCGGCGATTTCGGGGACGATAATCGCGCTGGCATTGCGCGCACATTGCACCGCATCTCGGCTATTCGCAACCGCGCAGGCCGTATCGTGGGGCTTACTTGTCGCGTGGGTCGCGCTGTCTATGGAACCATTGACATCATTCGCGATATTGTCGAGTCAGGCAAGAGCATCATGCTCCTAGGTCGCCCTGGTGTGGGCAAAACAACGATGCTGCGCGAGGTCGCCCGTGTCTTAGCAGAGAAGAAGCGGGTGATCATAGTGGATACATCCAACGAAATCGGTGGCGACGGTGATATCCCACATCCCGCTATCGGCCGGGCGCGGCGGATGCAAGTGCCTACGCCTGCCTTGCAACATGCGGTTATGATAGAGGCAGTCGAGAACCACATGCCCGAGGTTATCGTCATTGACGAGATTGGGACAGAGTTAGAGGCCGCAGCGGCGCGTACCATCGCTGAGCGCGGCGTGCAGTTAGTGGGCACTGCCCACGGCAATACCCTCGACAACCTGATGATGAATCCGACCCTGTGCGATTTAGTGGGCGGAATCCAAACCGTCACATTGAGCGATGAAGAAGCCCGGCGCCGAGGGACACAGAAATCGGTGTTGGAGCGCAAGGCTCCCCCCACTTTCGATGTGGTCGTGGAAATACAGGACTGGCAACATGTGGCAGTGCGCCATGACGTAGCAGCGGCAGTGGACGCCATTTTGCGCGGGCGCGTCCTGCCTCCAGAGATACGCTACCGTGATGTGAACGGTGAAATCCATATCGAGAAGGCTCCTGTGTCGGCTGCTGTTTCGGGGCGTGAAATGCCCCCATCTGTAACGAGAAAACCAATCGAGCCTGGAAAGCCGGTACGTATCTACCCTTACGGAATCAGCCAGAGCCGGCTGCGCCAGGCCAGCAAGAACCTCAACTTGCCGACCATCATAGTAGACGAACTGAGTCAAGCCGACGCGTTTATGACTCTTAAGAGCTATTATCGCAAACGCCCGCAGATCATCAGCGATGCCGAGCGGCGAGGACTGCCAATTTACGTGTTGCGTAGCAATACAATCACCCAGATGCAAGACTACCTGGCCGATATCTTTGGCGTGGACTCGGAGGTTGACCCAGTCTCCGCAGCCATGAATGAGACCCGGGAAGCAATTGATAGGATATTGAGTGGGGCCCGTAGCTCAGTGGATCTGTCGCCGCAATCGGCCTACGTGCGAAGGCTCCAACATGAAATGGCACGCGAGGCCAATTTGCTCTCCCACAGCAAGGGCAAGGAACCACACCGCCGGGTGCGTATTTACCAAAACAACGGTTAGCATGTTTATCACGTTTGAGGGGCCAGACGGCAGCGGCAAAACCACTCAGATAAAAGCCTTATACAGGCACCTTCGCCGCCGGGGATTCAGGACTATTCTAACCCGCGAGCCGGGTGGGACGAGCATAGGCGACCAGATACGCGCAGTACTCCACGATGTGAAAAACACCGACATGCAACCAAACACCGAGATCTTGCTTTACTCCGCCTCTCGCGCTCAGTTGGTTGGCCAAGTCATTAGACCGGCGCTGGAACGGGGCGATATTGTGCTTTGTGACCGCTATGCGGAATCCACTTTGGCCTATCAGGGCTATGGACACGGCCTGGATCTGAACGTGCTACGCATCATCACCCATTTCGCTACCGGCGGCCTGCGACCGGATCTCATCGTCTACTTGGACATCAGCGCTGAGGAGGGTCTGCGCCGTAAACTGGCTGCATTTGAGGCAGGGAAAGGCGAACTAAATCGCATGGATCAACACGAACTGGATTTCCATCGCCGGGTGCGAGAAGGCTATCTAAAGATGGCGACTGCCGAGCCGGATCGATGGTTGGTAGTGGACGCCTCCCAACCTATACAGGCTGTGCAACGGGTTATACGTGAGAAGGTGGACGCCTTCTTGAGCGGGATAAAGTCAGGTGCGGGGGTTAGAGTGTAGTGGGCGAGAGGAGGCTCTGAAGATGAAACTGATTGTGAGTATTGTGCATAGTGATGATGCAGATGGGCTCATAGCCGCCTTACAAAAATGCGGCTACCGCTCCACGAAAATCAGCACTACTGGCGGATTCCTGCGCGAAGGCAATGCCACTATCCTGATTGGGGTGGACGACGCAGCCGTAGAACCAGTGTTGGGCATTATCAAGGAGAGTTGCCACACCCGCACCCAACTCGTGAACCCCCTGCCCCCGGTTATGGAGCCAGGTGAACTATACATACCCAGCCCCATCGAAGTGCAGGTGGGCGGGGCAACTGTTTTCGTACTGGATATTGAGCGGTGGGAGAAGTTCTAAAACTCGGGAGCGGGTTCGCCTCCCAACCCTGGCATTTCAGACTCTATTTCCTCCGGCGACTGTCCAGCTTCCAGGCGTTCTACCACTTCGTTGAATTCGTCGCCGAGATCTTCGCCCATTTCCGCACTCATGTGCTTCATAAAACGGGCCAGACTCCGAGGGTCATTCTCATCCAAGTCGGTCAGCACGCTGGAATCAGCCAGCGACTCCAGACGGCTCTCCTCGGATCTGAGTGTGGCGACGCGAGAAACCAAACGGGTCAAGTGCCTTCCACCGCAGTGGGGGCAACGTGGTTCTGTGATTTCGGAGAAACTGCGCCAGAAGATGGATACCCGTCGCCGACAGTCGTTACAGCGATACTCGTAGATAGGCACTTGGCACCTCAAACATGAGACAAAGTGCAAAAGAAACCTTAGGGGTATTGTCCTCGGCTACGTAAGAGAGCCTGGAAAAAATTATAGCCGATTTAGTCCACTATATCAAATCGTTAGCAAGCCGATGGGGGATCGTGCATGCGCAGCATAGAACTGGTACACGTTGGCTACGGGGGTATTATCGCAGCCAATCGCGTCTTGGCCGTTCTCAGCCCGGATTCTGCTCCTGTGAAACGCATCATCCGGAACGCCAAAGAAAACGGCATGGCCATTGACATGACCTACGGGCGACGCACTAAGGCTGTCATCGTCCTGGATAGTGGCCACATTGCCCTGGCGGCGCTGCAACCAGAAACGATTGCCGGGCGTCTCCAAGGCTCTCAGGAGAAGGTCTTCAGAGCACCACTTCAGTCCCAGGACGATGAAAGCCTCGGAGAGGAATAAGCATGTCCTGCGAGAAACCAACGCCAGCAGTGGTTGACTTGCGACCTTATGTGGAACGGCCTAATCCGCTCCTGATTGTGCTCTCCGGCCCTTCGGGGGTGGGAAAAGATGCAGTGATCAAGCGGATGAAAGAACTTGGCTATCCATTCCATTTTGTGGTCACCGCCACCACCCGCCCACGAAGGCCACATGAGCGAGACGGTGTGGACTACCATTTCCTTACCAAAGAAGAGTTCGACTCGTTGCTTGAGCGGGGTGAACTTATCGAACACGCTGTTGTTTACGGTAACTACATGGGCGTCCCCAAGCAGGAAATCCGGGAGGGTTTGGATAGTGGCCAGGACGTGGTTATGCGCGTCGATGTGCAGGGGGCTGCAACTATCCGCAGATTGGTGCCCGAGGCTGTCTTCATCTTTCTTATTGCTCCCTCTGAGGAAGCGCTCTTTGCCCGACTTCGATCCCGCAAGACGGAATCACCAGAGGCACTGCAGTTGCGGCTCGCCCTGGCGCGTGAAGAGATGAAACGCTTGTACGAATTCGATTACGTGGTGGTCAATCGAGATGGGGCGTTGGATGCCACGGTGGAAAAAATAATGGCCATTATCACCGCCGAGAAATGCCGAGTGCGTCAGCGGGTAGTGGCACTTTAGAACGGCCAAGGAGGATGTATGTCTTCCCAAAATCCCAATCGTGTTCGCCATTCGGTCATCGCTGGGTCTTGGTATCCTGGCAATGAGCGCGCATTGCGCCAGACGATCGAGCGCTACATACAGGCAGTGCCTCCAACAAAACTGGAGGGGGATCTCATCGGCCTGATTGCCCCTCATGCAGGTTATATGTATTCTGGACAAGTCGCTGCCTACGCCTATAAAGCCCTCGAAAATTTGCATTTCGAACGCGTCGTTATTATCTCGCCTATGCACCGCCTCTACGCCGGCCCCTTCGTAACGACAGACCAGGATTACTATGAGACTCCGCTAGGCTTAGTGAAAGTGGATAGGGAGATGGTAACGCTCATTGACCAGGCCATCGGGGTCCGCCGAGTGGGTGAGGATGACGAGCATTCCCTGGAAATTCAGCTCCCGTTCCTCCAGTACATGCTAGGCGATTTCATGCTGACCCCGTTGATGATGGGTGAGCAGGATTACGAACATTGTCGAGTTCTCGGTGACGCAGTGGGCAAAATCTTCACTGCGAAGAATACGCTTTTGGTTGCCAGCACAGATCTCTCTCATTTCCACAACTATGACACAGCAGTCCGGATGGATAAAATAGTGCTGGACCAGATCGCAAAATACGATCCAGAAGGTTTGGCCAAAGTGTTGGCAATGGGCCAAGCAGAAGCCTGTGGCGGTGGTCCAGTCATTGCTGTGATGATTGCAGCTCGGCACTTAGGAGCCAATCACGCGCAGATCTTAAAGTACGCCAACTCTGGCGATGTAACAGGGGACCGCAGTGGTGTTGTGGGTTACGGGGCTGGTGTGCTTTACCGGATGCTGGCGTCATAGACTGCGAGAATGCCTGAGAAAGCCTAAGGCGCTTACGGATGGTTGATAACAGGCTATACGCTGAAGTTGTAGTCCACACCCCGTTGGGGCGTCGCGTGGTCCGCTCTGCGCCTGTCCCTCAAGCCGAGGATACAGATAACTTACCTCCACCAGCCTCTTTTCATTACTCTATCCCAGATGCCCTTCGGAATGAAATTCTGGTTGGGCACCTCGTTTGGGTGCCATTTGGTTCCCGTCAACTGCAGGGTGTAGTGTTGTCGCTCTCCGACACGTCTCCTGTAGCCGAAACGCGCGATATTTTAGCCCTCCTGGATCCTCAACCTGTTCTCACCCCGTACCAGATCGCCTTGGCGCGTTGGATCAGCGAGTATTACATGGCTCCACTACACTTAGCGATTTGGAACATGCTACCACCGGGCATTGGCTATCGTGAGAGCGTGATATTAACCTTAGCAGAAAGCGTGCCAGACCCAACCCGGCTTTCGCCTATGCAGCAGAAGGTTGTAGATCTCCTGCGTTCACGCGGCTCGCTGAACACGCGTCAACTCAGCCGGTTTCTGCGCGATGAGGATTGGCGCAGTGCTGTGGAAGGATTGGTCCGTCAAGGTGTCCTTCGCAGATCGCGAGAAATCCAGGGTCCACGCGCTAGGCCGCGGCAAGAAGAAGTAATACGTCTGACAGCAGCGGGTCGGGATTTTTCTCTAGATGATTTGCGAGGGGCGAAACAGCGTGTCCTGCTCGACTACCTGCAAGGCCGAATGCAGGGTGATTGGGTCCCGGTGGCAGCAGTGCTTACTGAGACTGGCACAACTCGCGCTCAACTGCGTGGTCTGTTGGAGCGGGGGTTGATCGAGTGGCGATCACAGGAGGTGCGTGCTGCCTTGCAGGTGGGCTGCGAGTTCGCCCCCACCGCCCCGCCCCGCTTCACCCCTGAGCAGGAGATGGCCTGGCGGGAGATCGCTGGGGCACTGGAAGCACAGAGACATCGGGTCTTCCTTCTCCATGGAGTCACCGGCAGTGGCAAGACGGAAATTTACCTTCGTGCTGTGGGAGAAGTGTTGGCTAGGGGGTTAGGAGCCATCGTCCTGGTGCCTGAGATTGCGTTGACTCCCCAGACTATCCGGCGCTTCACAGCCCGTTTTCCCGGCCATGTAGCGACTTTGCACAGCAATTTGACCGTTCACGAGCGTTACAGCCAGTGGTTGCGGGTACGTAGTGGAGAGGCCAGCGTTGTGGTGGGCTCAAGATCAGCGGTCTTCGCACCAGTCGCCAATCTCGGTCTCATTGTGGTGGATGAGGAACATGAATGGTCTTATAAGCAAGACCAGACTCCATACTATCACGCCCGCGATGTCGCCATCCAACTTGGCAGGATAGCCAATGTTCCAGTCATTCTCGGGAGCGCCACACCCGACGTAGGATCTTATTACCGCGCTGTGCAGGGTGAATACACCCTGCTCGAATTACCACAGCGCATACTGGGACATCGCCGCCAACTGGAAAAGCAGGCTGACCAGCGCCATATCTCGGCTCCTTTTCCTGAACGGATTGGAGGAGATGATGAGGGTATTCGCTATATGGAGTTGCCGCCAGTTTTGGTAGTGGACTTGCGCCAAGAACTTCGTGCGGGGAACCGCGGTATCTTCAGCCGAGCGTTGCAGAAGGCCATGAGCGAAGCCCTGAGTGCGGGCGAGCAGGTCATTCTCTTCCTCAACCGCCGGGGGGCCGCTACCTTCGTTATGTGTCGGGACTGTGGTCACGTGCTACGTTGCCCTCGCTGCAACGTTTCCCTCACTTATCATGGCGAGGGCCATAATCTCATCTGCCATCACTGCAATTACCGGCTGCCGATGCCCGATGCTTGTCCGCAGTGTATGAGCGCGCGGATCAAGTTCTTTGGCATAGGGACGCAGAAGGTGCAAGAGGTAACAGAAGCAACTTTTCCAGGAGTGCGGACCTTACGCTGGGATCGGGACGTGACCGGAGCGGCAGGCTCTCATGAGCGCATCCTCGAAAAGTTCATCAACCATGAGGCCGACGTACTCATCGGCACACAGATGATTGCCAAGGGGTTGGATTTGCCGCTGGTTACGTTAGTTGGTGTGGTTAGTGCCGATACTGCCCTCCATCTACCTGATTTCCGCGCCATTGAACGCACATTTCAGATTCTCACCCAGGTTGCTGGGCGTGCTGGGCGTAGTGTATTGGGCGGCAAAGTGATCATCCAAACGTATAACCCGCAACATTACTGTATCCAGGCCGCAAGTCGCCATGACTATAAAGCCTTTTACCAACAGGAGATGGCGTGCCGCCGCGAACTATGGTATCCTCCTTTCAGTCAACTAGTGAGGCTTGTCTATGTGCATCGTAGCGCCAGAGCCTGCCGCGAGGAGGCCAAGCGGATGCATCGCATTTTGCTCCACAAAATCAAGCGCCTGGGGTTGCCGGAGACGGATCTGGTTGGCCCTGCGCCCTGTTTCCTGACCCGATTGCGTGGCCGCTATCGCTGGCAGATCGTGGTATGCAGCAAAGATCCCCACGCGCTCTTGTCTGGTGTACCACTGCCTCTGGGCTGGCGTGTGGACGTCGACCCGGTGAGCCTGCTATGACGGAGAGCACGCAACCGCGCTTCGTGGCTGATGCCATGTTAGGCACCCTTGCCAAATGGCTCCGCATTCTCGGTTACGATACACTTTACGATCCTCGCGCGGATGACAATGAACTGGTACGTCTGGCTCGGGCAGAGGATCGACTGCTCCTGACCCGGGATGTAAGCCTAGCCCGGCGACGCGGCGTGCGTACCCTCTTCATTACCAGCGAAGATCTGGAAGACCAACTCCGCCAAGTCTGCAGAGAGGCGCGTCTCAACACCAATAGCCCTTTCTCTCGTTGTCCTGTTTGCAACACACCCCTTGAAGATGTGCCACGAGGCGAAGCATGGGGGCAA contains these protein-coding regions:
- a CDS encoding Mut7-C RNAse domain-containing protein, whose amino-acid sequence is MTESTQPRFVADAMLGTLAKWLRILGYDTLYDPRADDNELVRLARAEDRLLLTRDVSLARRRGVRTLFITSEDLEDQLRQVCREARLNTNSPFSRCPVCNTPLEDVPRGEAWGQVPPYVFQSHERFALCPQCNQFYWQGTHWDNMRARLRRLEDFG
- the priA gene encoding primosomal protein N'; this translates as MVDNRLYAEVVVHTPLGRRVVRSAPVPQAEDTDNLPPPASFHYSIPDALRNEILVGHLVWVPFGSRQLQGVVLSLSDTSPVAETRDILALLDPQPVLTPYQIALARWISEYYMAPLHLAIWNMLPPGIGYRESVILTLAESVPDPTRLSPMQQKVVDLLRSRGSLNTRQLSRFLRDEDWRSAVEGLVRQGVLRRSREIQGPRARPRQEEVIRLTAAGRDFSLDDLRGAKQRVLLDYLQGRMQGDWVPVAAVLTETGTTRAQLRGLLERGLIEWRSQEVRAALQVGCEFAPTAPPRFTPEQEMAWREIAGALEAQRHRVFLLHGVTGSGKTEIYLRAVGEVLARGLGAIVLVPEIALTPQTIRRFTARFPGHVATLHSNLTVHERYSQWLRVRSGEASVVVGSRSAVFAPVANLGLIVVDEEHEWSYKQDQTPYYHARDVAIQLGRIANVPVILGSATPDVGSYYRAVQGEYTLLELPQRILGHRRQLEKQADQRHISAPFPERIGGDDEGIRYMELPPVLVVDLRQELRAGNRGIFSRALQKAMSEALSAGEQVILFLNRRGAATFVMCRDCGHVLRCPRCNVSLTYHGEGHNLICHHCNYRLPMPDACPQCMSARIKFFGIGTQKVQEVTEATFPGVRTLRWDRDVTGAAGSHERILEKFINHEADVLIGTQMIAKGLDLPLVTLVGVVSADTALHLPDFRAIERTFQILTQVAGRAGRSVLGGKVIIQTYNPQHYCIQAASRHDYKAFYQQEMACRRELWYPPFSQLVRLVYVHRSARACREEAKRMHRILLHKIKRLGLPETDLVGPAPCFLTRLRGRYRWQIVVCSKDPHALLSGVPLPLGWRVDVDPVSLL